The sequence GCCGGAAGGCGCGGGCGCTCCGCCTCCTCACGCTCGTCTGGGTCGGCTTCTTCGCGCTCCGGCTCGCGGTGCAGCTCCCGCTCTACCTCGCGGACGCGATCGACGCGCTCGGCGTCGCGCGCCTCGTGATGGGGACGCCGCTCTACGGCGTGCTGCTCGTGCTGTCCTGGCTATTCGTGCGCGCCGTCTACGCGAAGGACCCCGCGGCGCCCGCCGCCTGACCCTCGGCTCCCACGGGGCGTCCGACCGGGCGCGCCGCGACGGTGCGGCCGCCGCCGCGATGGTAGATTCATCTCGACGTCGAGATACATCGGCGCCGTCCCGCCTCGCGCCGGGGTGCCCGATCAGGGTCGCCTTACTGGACCCGGCCGCGGTGGGCGACCAAGATCGGATGACGGGCGGAATCGACTTCCGCGCCCATCCAGCGAGGGAAGAGGGCCACGTGTCTGCAATCAACAGCTTCGGCGCGAAGGACACACTCCGCGTCGGGGACACCGACTACGAGATCTACCGCATCGACACCGTGGCGGGCCACGAGCGTCTCCCGTTCAGCCTGAAGGTGCTGCTCGAGAACCTGCTCCGCACCGAGGACGGCAAGAACGTCACCGGCAGCCAGATCAGCGCCCTCGGCGACTGGGCGCCCGACGCCGAGCCCGACACCGAGATCCAGTTCACGCCCGCGCGCGTCGTGATGCAGGACTTCACGGGCGTCCCCTGCATCGTCGACCTCGCCACCATGCGCGAGGCCGTCGGCGAGCTGGGCGGCGACCCGACCCGGATCAACCCGCTGGCGCCCGCCGAGCTCGTGATCGACCACTCGGTCATCGCCGACCTCTTCGGCTCCGAGGACGCGCTCGAGCGCAACGTCGACATCGAGTACGAGCGCAACGGCGAGCGGTACCAGTTCCTCCGCTGGGGCCAGACGGCGTTCGAGGACTTCAAGGTCGTCCCGCCCGGCACGGGCATCGTCCACCAGGTCAACATCGAGCACCTCGCCCGCGTCACCATGACGCGCGAGGTCGGCGGCGTCCTGCAGGCCTACCCCGACACCTGCGTCGGCACCGACTCGCACACCACCATGGTCAACGGCCTGGGCGTGCTCGGCTGGGGCGTCGGCGGCATCGAGGCCGAGGCGGCCATGCTCGGCCAGCCGGTCTCGATGCTCATCCCCAAGGTCGTCGGCTTCAAGCTCTCCGGCGAGATCCCCACGGGCGTCACCGCGACCGACGTGGTCCTCACCATCACGCAGATGCTGCGCAAGCACGGCGTGGTCGGCAAGTTCGTGGAGTTCTACGGGACCGGCGTCGGCGCCGTGCCCCTCGCCAACCGCGCCACCATCGGCAACATGAGCCCCGAGTTCGGCTCCACCGCCGCGGTGTTCCCCATCGACGACGTCACCCTCGAGTACCTGCGCCTCACCGGCCGCAGCGAGGAGCAGGTCGCGCTCGTCGAGGCGTACGCCAAGGAGCAGGGCCTCTGGCACGACGCGGACGTCGAGCCGTCGTTCAGCGAGTACCTCGAGCTCGACCTCTCCACCGTCGTGCCCTCCATCGCCGGCCCGAAGCGCCCGCAGGACCGCATCGAGCTGACCGACGCGAAGTCGCAGTTCGAGCGCGACCTCAACGACTACGCGAAGGTCGACCACGACATCGTCGACCTCGCGTCGGCGATGAGCTTCCCGGCGTCCGACCCGGGCGAGCTGCAGCCGGAGGACGAGCACTCCATGCACGAGACGCACCACGCGTCGAACAGTCCGGCCAGCGTCACGAAGCCCACGCGCGTCACGCTCGAGGACGGGCGCGACTTCACGCTCGACCACGGCGCCGTCGCCATCGCGGCGATCACCTCGTGCACCAACACGTCGAACCCGTCGGTCATGCTCGCGGCCGGGCTGCTCGCCCGCAATGCCAGCAAGAAGGGCCTCAAGGCCAAGCCGTGGGTGAAGACCACCCTGGCGCCCGGATCCAAGGTCGTCACGGACTACTACGAGAAGTCCGGCCTCACGACGTACCTCGAGGACCTCGGCTTCTACACGGTCGGCTACGGCTGCACCACCTGCATCGGCAACTCGGGCCCGCTGCTCGACGAGATCTCCACCGCGGTGCAGGACAACGACCTCGCCGTCACGGCCGTCCTCTCGGGCAACCGCAACTTCGAGGGCCGCATCAACCCCGACGTGAAGATGAACTACCTCGCGAGCCCGCCGCTCGTGATCGCCTACGCGCTGGCCGGGTCGATGAACTTCGACTTCGACGCCGACGCGCTCGGCACCGACACCGAGGGCAACGAGGTGTTCCTCAAGGACATCTGGCCCGACGCGGCCGAGGTCCAGTCGACCATCGACAGCTCCATCGACACGGGCATGTTCGCGAACCAGTACGCCGGCGTCTTCGACGGCGACGAGCGCTGGCGCTCGCTCCCCACGCCGACGGGCGCGACGTTCGAGTGGGACGCGGAGTCCACCTACGTGCGGAAGCCCCCGTACTTCGAGGGCCTCACGATGGAGACCACGCCGGTCTCGGACATCCAGGGCGCCCGCGTGCTCGCCAAGCTCGGCGACTCGGTCACGACCGACCACATCAGCCCGGCCGGCTCGATCAAGGCGGACAGCCCCGCGGGCCGCTACCTCGACGAGCACGGCGTCGGCCGCAAGGACTACAACTCCTACGGCTCGCGCCGCGGCAACCACGAGGTCATGATCCGCGGCACGTTCGCGAACATCCGCCTCCGCAACCAGCTGCTCGACGGCGTGGAGGGCGGCTATACCCGCGACTTCACGCAGGAGGGCGGCCCGCAGTCGTTCATCTACGACGCGTCCGAGAACTACCAGGCGGCCGGCACCCCGCTCGTGATCCTCGGCGGCAAGGAGTACGGCTCCGGCTCGTCGCGCGACTGGGCGGCGAAGGGCACGAGCCTCCTGGGCGTCAAGGCGGTCATCACCGAGAGCTTCGAGCGGATCCACCGCTCCAACCTCATCGGCATGGGCGTCGTCCCGCTGCAGTTCCCGGCGGGGGAGTCCTGGGACTCCCTCGGGCTCGACGGCACCGAGGAGATCAGCATCTCCGGCCTCGAGGAGCTGAACGCGGGCACGACGCCGCGCACCGTGCGCGTGGTCGCCGCCCCCACCTCCGACTCGCCCGCGGGCAAGGAGACGGTGGAGTTCGACGCGGTCGTGCGCATCGACACCCCGGGCGAGGCGGACTACTACCGCAACGGCGGGATCCTGCAGTACGTGCTGCGCAGCCTGGTCGCGTAACAGGTACCTGAGGAGGCCGGACGGCGACGTCCGGCCTCCTTCGTGCATGCAGGGCCCTGCGTACACTCGATGAGGCGGGCGCCTGGACATGGGCCCCGATGGAAGGCGGTCAGCATGGGAATCCTCGAGACGATCACGGGACCCCGGGACCTCGACCGGCTGAGCCCCGAGCAGATGCTCGAGCTCGCCGCGGAGATCCGGCAGTTCCTCGTCGCGGAGGTCTCCAAGACGGGCGGCCACCTCGGACCCAACCTCGGCGTCGTCGAGACCACGCTCGCGATCCACCGGGTGTTCGACTCCCCCCGCGACCCCATCGTCTTCGACACGGGTCACCAGTCGTACGTGCACAAGCTGCTCACGGGCCGCCAGGACTTCTCCCGGCTCCGGGAGTCGGGCGGCCTCGCGGGCTACCCGCAGCGCTCCGAGTCCGAGCACGACATCGTCGAGAGCTCGCACGCGTCCAGCTCGCTGAGCTGGGCGGACGGGATCTCGCGCGCGTTCGAGATCACCGGCCAGGCGGACCGCCACGTGGTCGCGGTCGTGGGCGACGGGGCGCTCACCGGCGGCATGACGTGGGAGGCGCTCAACAACATCTCCGACGACAACACCAGGAAGCTCATCATCGTCGTCAACGACAACGGGCGGTCCTACGCGCCGACGATCGGCGGCATGGCGCGGTTCCTCAACACCGTGCGGACGCGCCGCTCCTACCGCGGGCTGTACGAGACAAGCCAGCGCGTGTTCGGCGTCTTCGGATCGCCCGGCGACAGCCTCTACCGCGGCCTGCGCGGCGGCCTCCACGGCTTCCTCACGCGGTTCACGGACAACGAGGCGCTGTACTCCAACCTGGACATCAAGTACCTGGGCCCCATCGACGGGCACGACCAGCAGGCGATGGAGGAGGCGCTCCAGCAGGCGCGGGACTACGGCGCGCCGGTCATCGTCCACGCCATCACGGAGAAGGGGCGGGGCTACGAGCCCGCCCGTCGGGACGTCGCCGACCAGTTCCACGCCGTGGGGCAGATCGACCCCGAGACCGGCGAGCCCATCGACCCGTCGCAGGCGGTGAGCTGGACGAGCGTGTTCGCGGACGAGATCCTCGCCCTCGCCGACGAGGATCCCCGCATCGTCGGCATCACCGCCGCCATGCTGCGCCCGGTGGGCCTGCACCGGTTCGCCGAGAAGCACCCCGAGCGCGTGCACGACGTCGGCATCGCCGAGCAGCACGCGGTGACGAGCGCGGCCGGTCTCGCGTACGGCGGGCTGCACCCCGTCGTCGCGCTCTACGCCACCTTCGTCAACCGGGCCTTCGACCAGGTGCTCATGGACGTGGCGCTGCACCGCGCGGGCGTGACCTTCGTGCTCGACCGCGCGGGGGTCACCGGCCCCGACGGCCCGAGCCACCACGGCATGTGGGACCTCGCGCTGCTGCAGATCGTGCCGCACATCCGCCTGAGCGCTCCGCGCGACGCGACGCGGCTCCGGGAGGAGCTGGGGGAGGCGGTGAAGGTCGACGACGCGCCCACCGTGGTCCGCTTCTCGAAGGGCAGCGTGGGCGACGAGATCGAGGCGATCCGCCGCCTCGACGACGGCGTCGACGTGCTGCACGAGTCGGCGTCGCACGACGTGCTCATCGTCACCGTCGGGCCCATGGCCGCCATGGGCATCCAGGTCGCCGAGCGCCTCGCCGCGCAGGGCATCGGCGCGACCGTGGTGGATCCGCGCTGGGTCGTCCCCGTGCCGCGCAGCGTCGTCGAGCTCGGCGGCACCCACCGCCTCGTCGTCACCATCGAGGACGGCGTGGTCGTCGGCGGGATCGGCACGCGCATCCGCCAGGACCTGCGCGAGGCCGGCATCGACACGGGCGTCACCGAGCTGGGCCTGCCCGACGAGTTCCTCGACCACGCCTCGCGCTCCGAGATCCTCGAGCGCGTCGGGCTCACGCCGCAGCACATCGCCCGCGACGTGGTCGCCCAGGTGCTCGGCAGCCGCGTGCCGTCGGCGCGGCCGCTGCCGGAGGACGCCGACCGCGTCTCCATCGCGCACGAGGACGACACGCAGGCGTAGCCGCCCACGACGAAGGGCCCGGCCATGGCGGCCGGGCCCTTCGTCGTGCGGTGGATCCCTACGCGACGCCGCGGATCACCGGGTGGTGGAACGTGTCGCCGAAGGCGCGCTCGCTCGCCCCGACCCGGTCGAGGTACGGCGTGAGGCCGCCCATCTGGAACGGGTAGCCCGCGCCGAGGATGAGGCAGAGGTCGATGTCCTCAGCCGCGTGCACGACGTCGTCCTGGAGCATGCGGTGCACCTCGTCCGCGAGGCCCGTCTCGACCCGCTCGCGGATCTCCTCGGCCGTCATGGGCGACTTCCCGCCCTTGACGATGCGCACGGCCTCCTTGTCGAAGCCCGTGGGACGACCCTTGGCGTCGCGCGCGTAGATGCGCCCGAGGTCCGCCAGCCGGTGCAGGTTGGGGCTCTCGAAGAAGCGGTCGGGGAACGCCGCGTGATGCGTGTCGAGCACGTGCGCGCCGACCTTGAGGCCGACGAGCTCGAGCAGCTCGAACGGCGTCATCGGCAGCCCGAACGGCGCGAGCGACCGGTCGACGACCTCGAAGGGCGTGCCCGTGTCGACCGCGTGCATGGCCTCGCCGAGCACCTTGGCGAGGATCCGGTTCACGACGAAGCCGGGGGTGTCGCGCGTGATGACCGCGTTCTTCTTGAGCTTCCGGGCGACCTGCATCGCCGTCGAGAGCGTCGCGTCGGTGGTCTGCGGCGTGCGGACGACCTCGATGAGCGGCATGACCGCGACGGGGTTGAAGAAGTGGAAGCCCACGACGCGCTCCGGGTGCTGCAGGCGCTCCGCGATGCGCTCCACCGACAGGCTGGACGTGTTCGTCGCGAGGATCGCCGTCTCGGATACGTGCTGCTCGATCTCCGCGAAGACCGCCTGCTTGACGCCCAGCTCCTCGAACACGGCCTCGATGACCCAGTCCGCGTCCGCGAAGTCGGCCTTGTCGGTCGTGCCCGTGACGAGCGCGGTGAGGCGGTTCGCCTCGTCGGGGGAGATGCGCCCCTTCTCGGCGAGCTTCCGGATCTCGCCGTGGATGCCCGCGACGCCGGCGTCGACGCGCGCCTGGTCGAGGTCGGTGATCACCACGGGCACCTGGAGGCGGCGCACGAACAGCAGCGCGAACTGCGACGCCATCAGACCGGCGCCCACGACGCCGACCTTGGTGACGGGCCGGGCGAGGTCCTTGTCCGGCGCGCCGGCGGGGCGCTTCGCGCGCTTCTGCACGAGGTCGAACGCGTAGATGCTCGCGCGGAACTGGT is a genomic window of Clavibacter capsici containing:
- the acnA gene encoding aconitate hydratase AcnA; protein product: MSAINSFGAKDTLRVGDTDYEIYRIDTVAGHERLPFSLKVLLENLLRTEDGKNVTGSQISALGDWAPDAEPDTEIQFTPARVVMQDFTGVPCIVDLATMREAVGELGGDPTRINPLAPAELVIDHSVIADLFGSEDALERNVDIEYERNGERYQFLRWGQTAFEDFKVVPPGTGIVHQVNIEHLARVTMTREVGGVLQAYPDTCVGTDSHTTMVNGLGVLGWGVGGIEAEAAMLGQPVSMLIPKVVGFKLSGEIPTGVTATDVVLTITQMLRKHGVVGKFVEFYGTGVGAVPLANRATIGNMSPEFGSTAAVFPIDDVTLEYLRLTGRSEEQVALVEAYAKEQGLWHDADVEPSFSEYLELDLSTVVPSIAGPKRPQDRIELTDAKSQFERDLNDYAKVDHDIVDLASAMSFPASDPGELQPEDEHSMHETHHASNSPASVTKPTRVTLEDGRDFTLDHGAVAIAAITSCTNTSNPSVMLAAGLLARNASKKGLKAKPWVKTTLAPGSKVVTDYYEKSGLTTYLEDLGFYTVGYGCTTCIGNSGPLLDEISTAVQDNDLAVTAVLSGNRNFEGRINPDVKMNYLASPPLVIAYALAGSMNFDFDADALGTDTEGNEVFLKDIWPDAAEVQSTIDSSIDTGMFANQYAGVFDGDERWRSLPTPTGATFEWDAESTYVRKPPYFEGLTMETTPVSDIQGARVLAKLGDSVTTDHISPAGSIKADSPAGRYLDEHGVGRKDYNSYGSRRGNHEVMIRGTFANIRLRNQLLDGVEGGYTRDFTQEGGPQSFIYDASENYQAAGTPLVILGGKEYGSGSSRDWAAKGTSLLGVKAVITESFERIHRSNLIGMGVVPLQFPAGESWDSLGLDGTEEISISGLEELNAGTTPRTVRVVAAPTSDSPAGKETVEFDAVVRIDTPGEADYYRNGGILQYVLRSLVA
- the dxs gene encoding 1-deoxy-D-xylulose-5-phosphate synthase yields the protein MGILETITGPRDLDRLSPEQMLELAAEIRQFLVAEVSKTGGHLGPNLGVVETTLAIHRVFDSPRDPIVFDTGHQSYVHKLLTGRQDFSRLRESGGLAGYPQRSESEHDIVESSHASSSLSWADGISRAFEITGQADRHVVAVVGDGALTGGMTWEALNNISDDNTRKLIIVVNDNGRSYAPTIGGMARFLNTVRTRRSYRGLYETSQRVFGVFGSPGDSLYRGLRGGLHGFLTRFTDNEALYSNLDIKYLGPIDGHDQQAMEEALQQARDYGAPVIVHAITEKGRGYEPARRDVADQFHAVGQIDPETGEPIDPSQAVSWTSVFADEILALADEDPRIVGITAAMLRPVGLHRFAEKHPERVHDVGIAEQHAVTSAAGLAYGGLHPVVALYATFVNRAFDQVLMDVALHRAGVTFVLDRAGVTGPDGPSHHGMWDLALLQIVPHIRLSAPRDATRLREELGEAVKVDDAPTVVRFSKGSVGDEIEAIRRLDDGVDVLHESASHDVLIVTVGPMAAMGIQVAERLAAQGIGATVVDPRWVVPVPRSVVELGGTHRLVVTIEDGVVVGGIGTRIRQDLREAGIDTGVTELGLPDEFLDHASRSEILERVGLTPQHIARDVVAQVLGSRVPSARPLPEDADRVSIAHEDDTQA
- a CDS encoding 3-hydroxyacyl-CoA dehydrogenase NAD-binding domain-containing protein, with the translated sequence MTDTSRFRELVALDPDEVVTHSHVRDVPLPSGGVLALVTLDNGRDHTRPSTLGPATLLELADVLDRLTARAAAGDIRGVAITGKPFILAAGADLSKVGEIPSREVGRQMAQLGHDTLGRLHRLGVPSFTFINGLALGGGLEIGLNSDYRTVDESVPAVALPEVFLGIIPGWGGAWLLPNLIGIENALKVVIENPLKNNRTLKAADVMELGIADASFPSASFLEQSIRWADGVISGAIEVKRPNAPGRLERLAKWDVAIGIARKSLEQRIGTVALSPYRALDLLQAAKRSTREEGFAAEDEALADLISGDQFRASIYAFDLVQKRAKRPAGAPDKDLARPVTKVGVVGAGLMASQFALLFVRRLQVPVVITDLDQARVDAGVAGIHGEIRKLAEKGRISPDEANRLTALVTGTTDKADFADADWVIEAVFEELGVKQAVFAEIEQHVSETAILATNTSSLSVERIAERLQHPERVVGFHFFNPVAVMPLIEVVRTPQTTDATLSTAMQVARKLKKNAVITRDTPGFVVNRILAKVLGEAMHAVDTGTPFEVVDRSLAPFGLPMTPFELLELVGLKVGAHVLDTHHAAFPDRFFESPNLHRLADLGRIYARDAKGRPTGFDKEAVRIVKGGKSPMTAEEIRERVETGLADEVHRMLQDDVVHAAEDIDLCLILGAGYPFQMGGLTPYLDRVGASERAFGDTFHHPVIRGVA